The Lathyrus oleraceus cultivar Zhongwan6 chromosome 5, CAAS_Psat_ZW6_1.0, whole genome shotgun sequence genome includes the window GCTTAGAGGTATGAGAACGTGAAAAAAACAAGGACAATTTCGTGTTTATGGTTATAAGAATGTGAAAGTGGTCGGGATAATTTCATATTTAAGATTATGAGAGCATAATTGGATTTTTTTACTTAAAAATTCAATCTTACTTCAAAATATTCTTTAATGTGTCGGTCATCTTCGTATGATCCAATCTAGAACGAATATCATATTACtctttaaaaaaatcaaaatcttCAATCCTCAACCATTATTTACATTGTTGAGTTGACATTTTCCCATCATGTTGCTCTTAAAAAATCTAAACCTTTCAATACTTAACAACTTATTTAAGCAGATCGATTCACATTTAGCTTCCGTCTTATCCCCTTTAGGAAAATTAGGCCCTTTGCCCATGAGCTGAAGGGAGTTGAATTTATTGCCTCTGGTACATGATGCTATAGCAGATCCAAGTTATTAGAACAATAAATCCTGGTCCATAAAGTGAGTTACCTCCATACAAAAATTCTTTGGCATATAAATTAAGTAGTTGTTTTCATTTCATCAAAATCAACTAATCATTAATCTTACACTACATAACTTCCGAAAAACACAACTCCAAAAACCAAAAatattaaacaaaaaaaaaacatcaCATAATCCCTATCAAGCAAACAAAGCAGTTTGATTAGAGATATTGTTATTGCTAGCAGATGATCCATGAGGATGAACCGGTGGCTTGCTACCCATAAAGTTACTTCCACTACCCCTCCTTGCATTCAATGAAGAACATGAACCCCTTGAATTTGCTGAATACACCCCCTTCTTTGACATAGCACTAGTTGATTTAAAAATACACATAGAATCTTGGTTCTCATAAAACCCTCCATAGCTTTTACATGACTTTAACTTCTTGTTGTAAGGACTCTCCGGCTTCACAAGATCCTCTAAACTCTGAACATTTTTTAATGATGTAAAAGATTGTGACTTTCCTTGGTAGAATTTCGAAAGTCCCCTTCtgtaataaaaaaaaaacaaaaagacACAAACTTTAGCATAATCTTAAGAAATTACAATAGCCCAGAAATTAAAATGGAAAGAAAAAGTAAAACCCATTAAAAAAAACAAGCTTACTTGATCGGAAGTTGTTGAAACAGAGAAGACATGTCATttaatgaagaagatgaagtagGAGATGTGACATCTTCAAATGAATCAGATTCTGATAATTCTAACGATGAATTATCATTTGAAACATCGGAATCAGAAGAcgaggaagagaagaaagaacCATCTATATTATCTTCATACTCTTCATGAAATGGTCTTTTCTTTGGTGATTCAACCTTGGGATGATTGTTCATCTTTTGCTCCATATTCGAAACAATTTAATACACCGAAACTTCACAGGCAACAAAGAACTCTACTTTTTTAAAAGCATGAAATGGGCTGATATATTTTGGGGAATGTTTGGTTTGCGTTTTGTGTATATATAAGAAGAAAAAAGAAGGTGTGAGGTGGTGGATAAGACCAAGATTTATTTTGGTTTTTATCACATAGTATTAGTTTATTGCTGAAATTCTTGGTTGGAAAGAAATAGTAAGATTCGGGTTTATCCGAATAGGAGTATGGTTTATCTTGTCTCTCTCGAGACCCACCCAATTATTATCCTTTTAACCTAGCCAAATATGGTACACCCTTTTCTATTTTCATGTCTATTCTTAACGAGACGAGACCCCACATATCCCTCATTAACAAAATAGAAGAAATGAAAGAGAATATTATGCTTTTATAATGTATTagaaattataaaaataatattaattaaaatttaaaatttaaaaaatatattaagaattaaaataaatattttttattttgaatgAGTCAAGATCAAAAGAATAACATCGTTAATATTTATTTACTATATTTCACGTTGCATGTAGAGATAGTTGgtttataaaaatattaattatttaattaatttaataaataaatattaatttataaaAGTTACTAGAAGGAGAAGTTTGTTTTGTACGGAAAAGGgattattttggaaaatatattatAATAGGTATTTATCATGTATATAAAATATTACCTTAAAAAATAAGTACTATTATGTAATAATAAATGAAAGAATTGGAGAAGGGAAGAACGGGTGGAAAGTGAAGGTCCCAAGGAGTATGGATAAGTTCAAAAAAGTGTTGACATGGAAATTTGGAAGCTTAGCTGTTTGTTTTTTTGAACCAATTGGGATTTGAATGGAACGGTATTCTCCGCGGCGCCCACTGAGTGTCTGGAATTTTGAATGAAGAAACGGAACGGACAAACAAACCATTAAAACACGCTTTATCTTTCTTTTTCGGGACAATAAAGTCCCCACACTATATATAACTTCTTTTTTGTTTCCCACCATCTCTAAAACCtaaatttatatttatattactaatagaaaataaaaatctttaaaatatattttaagTAGTCTACAAATCTTATATTACTTATTATCAAATACTAAATATAATATCAAATTTTCTTgataataaaatattaaaaatatcagtcggtatataaaaataaaatcaattttttataACATATAGGGTATGTTTGTTTTAgtttttaaataatatttttataaaattggtttttaaaattttataaacttttttatatttatttctttaaattaaaagattaattttgacatcctataacataaatatatattattgaaAATAAATCACATTActtatatttttaaaaaattgatatTCTAAAatgttttaataaaataataaaatattttaaaaataattattcaaattaaatttttatttaaagtttttagaaaaaaaattataaattcaGTTTATACAAAATAACATCtataaaaaatttataaaaaaaaaaatcaaaacaaacgGCACGTTAGATATATGTCTCAAAGTGTTAATAAAGATTAGTCGATATACGGCATTCGAAATTTTCAAATAATAATATCCAAACTAATTTAGCAATAACTCAAAAATATCATACAAATAATATTATGTTTAATAAACTTCAAAAATATCATACAAATAATTATGTTTAATAAACTTCAAAAATTATCCATTTTCTCTTCCCCTAGAGAATTAGTAGTgtttatattaaaattttaaaacaaCGGCTGGTGAAGTTTCAATCTACTTGTGAAAAAATTGCAAattgatttttcttcttttttttaatGGCGATCTCTCAACTGTTACAAGTAATAATTCCTTATTTAATCTAAAATTTAGAACAATAATCAATTTCtacaaattaaaaaaatatattctaaaataataaaaaatatattaatcAACATACCTTAAATTGTCAATAAATAATTATATTTGAAAAACTTCATGAATGATACATTTTCTCTTCTAGAGAAATAGCGTTTTATTAATTTTTTGAAATAGCAACTACGGTCAATTTTTGTGGAGGTCAAAAAATTAACTATGATAAATCAAACATCCTATTTTTAAGAATATTGATCTTATGATTAGAAAGTTAGTTGTGTAAGTGGAGGGTCTCAAAgaaaccaacttcagaataccaccgtatcTCTCACGGAACATTCCCgcatggtcaggtgtaatcaatgctatgATATCCTTCAACACATCAATCTCTGGATTGAAGAAATTGTAGACGATGTCATCTTTCAAGCCGGGCCTCATGTCTGAAACAAAGgagtctctcaaccaggatctcaatcaagaatgtcccctgcatatggataaacatgagttagatgcagataaatgcaaaatgtgaatgatgctgatgtatgaatgcaatgcactgtgccatcctccaagtcatctgaacatctgtaCTGAAgccctggtctctgaactgatcacaaccatctgaggtactgagtaactgtaaatccaactcagggttccgaaataaacgaaacggaggatatatcatcatcatcaccagaaagtcctctgaacagataaccaacagatcctctgaaccagcccagggaatcctgaaataaacggatccccactgataaataccacggacagaactccggcgtctcagaaataaatccataaatccgacttataaataggactctgatcaacggctgaaccattagtcaccaacaaagtcaccaacagaacatgcatctgtaagaatcaaccctcccctcacaggtaaattctaatcaggtcatcctaaggcggataatggtctcgacaatcgggcaaagatactcaacgggtttgccctttcgggtgtgccgttgcagctctcttaagatcatctaaaccaaagatccgggaaagatcggtcaccgaagtcaacagtcctaaagagataacccaaccaaagtggaatactccacccggaagagctcactcagaagaacctcgtccggcttgtggtatgtcacgtcgcaacaacatgctgatccaacatgtgaggaaacatgagaccacactaatcctaggtgtatactcgggcctgggttttagccccactcagaacacccaccccaaagtcagaggaaccaaacctgtccaggatcagcacagtgataatatgatgcatgcaaacatatatgcaaatatatacacaacataataatcataaatgcaataaatagagcagcacaagtgtaacaccccgataataataaaataattatttgaattgagttaataatttaattattaatttaattaaataattggaaattttattattattattatttttttgaattattattattttggaataataattattatttggaaaatatatataagatggaattaaggaaaaagtcccattgggagtaaaaacatttcacgtgaaaaacagagaaacgatcgtgaaagaggaaagggcaaagagacagagcaagggctgaaggttgaagagagaagagtttggagcttaaagattcgccggattgttaaggtaaggggggtttatcgtcgattaatgggtattttgggataatatgtcatgggtagtgataaaccgttaatttgaccctaattgggatttgtaaatgttgaaatgttgttggatgaactgtgttgaaagttgaaattaaatcggtatttgtgtgagtaatgttttcccgatcgtatagctgtttatggaatcggaatcggaggtccggaagtcttccaacggcggaattctgcatcctgccgtgtgttagcgcaggaattgttgtttggtctgcgttaaccggttaacccagggtgttaaccggttaacactgtattgaaatgtgaaaatattgagttttgcctgcgttaaccggttaacccagggcgttaaccggttaacgctgttgcgttttgccagaaagtgagttttgcctgcgttaaccggttaacccagggcgttaaccggttaacactgttgcagagtgaaaaattattgtttttaaacgtggtgtacctaattgagggttggcctatgttgcctatggtgtaatagggataaattcccgctgttttgagcagtatatgcaatattgaaatgtactaatattgtggttgttgtttggcataatctgacatgcttatgagatgaaagattgatgatgtataatgatgtacctgatgctgtgaatgtatatattatgcatgtatgtgtgaatggactgttgtatggctcagagtgtgagcatatgtttattcttgaattattgttgatgttgcattgctagaggattagcatgcatggcatagccttcggggctgtagctaattcccatagtgaggaattagtgagtgaaccattgtgggttgttgttgatgtttgcatactagatgattagtgtgcatagtctagccttcggggctgtagctaattcccatggtgaggaattagtgagtgagtcactaggtctcaaatgagtgggactagtgagcttagtagccgtatctggagggatcggtgagcttgaactatatgttcaagaatagtcggtaccgcatgtgtagagtctcattgcataaaaatatgtatggcgtataatatgaatggatgtgttccaatattatacgtgtgttgtgttgttgttaagtatgatttgagattatactggtattgtatattgatgttgagtatgatgtttaagccaatgagctattactgaatgtgtattgcaattagggtgattgatgtgttaattacttggcattacatgttgttttataatgcttattatattgattgaggaactcacccttacaactatttttcaggtaacgagaaatgagttgagtagaagcaaatgcttggagtctagtgtagtctccctagtgggtcatgctctgatagatgtaacatcgggcgggaacactttgactattgttgttgttgttgaactaaattacatgtgatgttacatgttttgcatgattgagttgatctctatccgctgcgtaattgtgcaaatactttatatttaaattaaataaaagagcatgattgttatattgtttaaatggtgtggaatgtttgtgtgacacccttggtgcactattactctgattatatgtttattattttaattaatttttggggtattttagaagggtgttacattagtggtatcagagcatagtcggtcgtgtcgagtcgtaattattctgttttccctgtacgggataggagttgtgtaaccctatcagtacttattgttttagtttgttgggttttcagaatagagatggctggaagaggcagagatgatgctgcgattgctgaggctctgggtatgctggctggagtacttggagggaatccaaatgttgtaggaatgggagctgctcgtcaactgagtgagttccaaaagaacaatcctccaatgttcaagggagcatacgatccagatggtgctcagaagtggttgaaggagatcgagaggatcttcagagtaactgagtgtgctgataaccagaaggtcaggttcggtacacatatgctgtcagaggaagctgatgattggtgggttgctacccgcactgagttggaatctgctgggaatactgagatcacttggactgtgttcagggaaaggttcctgagaaagtattttccagaagatgtcagaggaaagaaagagatagagtttttggaattgaagcagggtaacaggtcggttactgagtatgctgcgaagttcaccgagctgtcaaagtactatactccctataatgaggctgctggagaattttcgaaatgtgtgaagtttgagaacgggttgcgtcctgagatcaaacaagctattggatatcagaggatcagggtgttttctgacttggttgactgttgcagaatttttgaacaggattccaaggctagagcagagagctatcagcagagggttgataggaagggtaagaatcagatggatcgtggaaaaccgtatgcagctggcaaaggttttcagaagcagagtggcatgaagaggcctagtgggggagactctagtgctcctgctaagtgttatagatgtggtcgggctggacatcgtgttcatgagtgtaccagtgctgagatgaagtgtttcaagtgtgggaaaggtggtcacttggctgcagagtgtcgattgaagactgtaacttgtttcaactgtggagagttaggtcatatcagtccccagtgtcctaagccgaagaaggagaatcagtcaggaggcaaggtttttgctctatcaggttctgagacttctgcagatgatcgtttgatcagaggtacgtgttatattaatggctttcctcttatagctattattgacacaggtgctactcattcttttatatctgtggattgtgctgtgaagcttaaattagagatatctgagatgcgtggaagtatggtgattgatactcctgcaaagggttcagtgactactacttcggtttgtttgagttgtcctttgaatatttttggtagagattttgggatagaccttgtgtgtcttccattagtgcagattgacgttatcttgggtatgaactggttggtgtttaaccgagtttatatcaactgttttgataagacggtgatatttcctgagactgaggaagggcagagtctgtttctatcagccaggcaggtgaatgaggaagtggcagatggggcagagttgtttatgctgttggcaactttagaggctaaagataaaccagtgattcgtgatctagcagtggtgtgtgattttcctgatgtgtttccggaagaagtgaatgagttaccgccaaagcgtgaagttgagttctcgattgaattggtacctggtactagaccgatatcgatggctccgtaccgtatgtctgctgttgagttagctgaattgaaaagtcagttggaagatttgttggataagaagtttattcgtccaagtgtgtcaccgtggggtgcaccagtgttgttggttaagaagaaggaaggtactatgaggttgtgtgtggactacaggcaactgaataaagtgacgatcaagaatcggtatcctttgccgaggattgatgagttgatggatcagttggttggtgcgagtgtgttcagcaagatagatttgagatctgggtatcatcagatacgtgtgaaaactgaggatattcagaagactgctttcagaacgaggtatggacattatgagtattctgtaatgccttttggtgtgactaatgcgcctggagtatttatggagtacatgaataggattttccatccgtacttggatcagtttgttgtggtgtttattgatgacattttggtgtattcgaaatctgaagaagagcatgctgagcatttgagagtggttttaggagtgctgcgagaaaagcagttatttgctaaactgtctaagtgtgaattttggttggaagaagttagttttcttggtcatgtgatttcaagaggtggtgttgctgttgatccttctaagatagaagcggtatctaagtgggaagctccgaagtctgttgctgagattcgaagtttccttggtttggctggttattataggaagttcattgagggattttctaagttggcgttaccgttgacgatgttgactagaaaggggcaagcgtttgtttgggactcaaaatgtgaagaaggtttccaagagttaaagagaaggttgactactgctcctattttgacgttaccgagttcgtcggaaccatttgaagtttactgtgatgctccattgttgggtttgggtggtgtgttgatgcagaataagcaggttatagcttatgcttcgagacagctgagggttcatgaaaggaactatccgacgcacgatttagagttggcagctgtagtgtttgttttgaagttgtggaggcattacttgtatggatcaagatttgaggttttcagtgaccataagagtttaaagtatttgtttgatcagaaagagctgaatatgagacagaggagatggttagagtttctgaaggattatgattttgggttgaattaccatccgggtaaagcaaatgtagtggctgatgcattgagtcggaaatcattacatatgtctatgttaatggttaaggaattggatttaattgagcagtttagagacttgagtttggtgtgtgagagtactcacaacagtgttaaattgggaatgttgaagttaacgagtggtattctggaggagatcagagagggtcagaaatccgatatgcatttggttgataagttgactttagtgaatcaaggtcgaggtggtgaattcagagttgatgagaatggtgttttgaaatttggtagtcgggtgtgtattccgaatgttattgagcttaagaagagtattcttgaggagggacatcgtagtggcttaagtattcatcctggagctacgaagatgtatcatgatttgaagaagttattttggtggccgggaatgaaaagagaaattgcgagttttgtttattcttgtttgacttgtcagaagtcaaagattgagcatcagaagccgtctggactaatgcaaccgttggctattccagagtggaagtgggatagtatcaatatggattttgtttcgggtttaccgaggacaagtaggaattttgaagctatttgggtgattgttgacaggttgacaaaatcggctcatttcattccgatcagaatggattatccgttagagagattagccgagttgtatattgagaagattgtaagtttgcatggtattccgtctaggattgtttcggacagagatcctagatttacatcgaagttctgggaaggtttgcagaaggctttgggaactaagctgagactgagttctgcatatcatccgcagactgatggtcagactgagaggacgattcagtcactagaagatcttttgagagcttgtgttttggaaaagggaggtgcttgggattgttatttgcctttgattgagtttacctacaacaatagttttcattcgagcattggtatggcaccgtttgaagctttgtatggtaggagatgtcggacacctttatgttggtatgagtccggtgagagtgctgtggttggaccggagattgttcaacagactacagacaagattaagatgattcaggagaagatgagaattgctcagagtcgtcagaagagttatcatgataagaggaggaagtcacttgagttccaagagggagatcatgtgtttcttcgcgtcactccgataactggtgttggtcgagctttgaagtcgaagaagttgacacctcgatttattggtccttatcagattttggagaggataggagaagtagcctatcgtatcgccttaccgccgtcgcttgcgaatttgcatgaagtttttcatgtgtctcagttgaggaggtacattcatgatccatcgcatgtagtccaaatagatgatgtacaggtgagagataacctgactgttgaaacatcacctatgaggatcgaggatcgagagttgaagcagttgcggggtaaagagattgccttggtgaaggtagcttggggaggaccagcaggtggcaacgtgacttgggaactggagagtaagatgaaggagtcttacccagagttgttcgcttgaggtatgttttcgaggacgaaaactcttttagtgggggagagttgtaacaccccgataataataaaataattatttgaattgagttaataatttaattattaatttaattaaataattggaaattttattattattatttttttgaattattattattttggaataataattattatttggaaaatatatataagatggaattaaggaaaaagtcccattgggagtaaaaacatttcacgtgaaaaacagagaaacgatcgtgaaagaggaaagggcaaagagacagagcaagggctgaaggttgaagagagaagagtttggagcttaaagattcgccggattgttaaggtaaggggggtttatcgtcgattaatgggtattttgggataatatgtcatgggtagtgataaaccgttaatttgaccctaattgggatttgtaaatgttgaaatgttgttggatgaactgtgttgaaagttgaaattaaatcggtatttgtgtgagtaatgttttcccgatcgtatagctgtttacggaatcggaatcggaggtccggaagtcttccaacggcggaattctgcattctgccgtgtgttagcgcaggaattgttgtttggtctgcgttaaccggttaacccagggtgttaaccggttaacactgtattgaaatgtgaaaatattgagttttgcctgcgttaaccggttaacccagggcgttaaccggttaacgctgttgcgttttgccagaaagtgagttttgcctgcgttaaccggttaacccagggcgttaaccggttaacactgttgcagagtgaaaaattattgtttttaaacgtggtgtacctaattgagggttggcctatgttgcctatggtgtaatagggataaattcccgctgttttgagcagtatatgcaatattgaaatgtactaatattgtggttgttgtttggc containing:
- the LOC127084300 gene encoding protein OXIDATIVE STRESS 3, producing MEQKMNNHPKVESPKKRPFHEEYEDNIDGSFFSSSSSDSDVSNDNSSLELSESDSFEDVTSPTSSSSLNDMSSLFQQLPIKRGLSKFYQGKSQSFTSLKNVQSLEDLVKPESPYNKKLKSCKSYGGFYENQDSMCIFKSTSAMSKKGVYSANSRGSCSSLNARRGSGSNFMGSKPPVHPHGSSASNNNISNQTALFA